From the genome of Anopheles moucheti chromosome 3, idAnoMoucSN_F20_07, whole genome shotgun sequence, one region includes:
- the LOC128303937 gene encoding adenylate kinase isoenzyme 6 homolog, translated as MMVLPNILVTGTPGAGKSELCQQLTKTLGFQWQNVSEIVSVNKFVEEYDEEFECPVLDEDRLLDYLEPLMKQGGCVVEYHSSDFFPERWFAAVFVVRCSTALLYDRLQAREYNDRKIKSNMECEIFQIPLDEARDAYRKDIVFELTSDTKQDLDANVERVRDWLEQWKSLLNKS; from the exons ATGATGGTACTGCCTAACATTCTGGTAACGG GTACCCCAGGCGCAGGAAAATCGGAACTATGTCAGCAGCTAACCAAAACGCTCGGCTTCCAGTGGCAAAACGTAAGCGAAATCGTGAGTGTAAACAAATTTGTTGAGGAGTACGACGAGGAATTCGAATGTCCGGTATTGGATGAGGACCGATTGCTGGACTATCTAGAACCACTGATGAAACAGGGCGGTTGTGTGGTAGAATACCACAGTTCTGACTTTTTCCCGGAGCGCTGGTTTGCGGCCGTGTTTGTCGTACGTTGTTCTACCGCTCTATTGTACGATCGGTTGCAGGCGCGTGAGTACAACGATCGCAAGATTAAATCGAACATGGAGTGCGAAATTTTCCAGATTCCACTGGATGAAGCTAGGGACGCCTATCGGAAAGATATAGTTTTCGAGCTAACGAGCGACACAAAGCAGGACTTAGACGCTAATGTGGAGCGCGTGCGCGACTGGTTAGAACAGTGGAAGTCGTTATTAAATAAATCGTAA
- the LOC128300785 gene encoding ER lumen protein-retaining receptor, which translates to MNIFRLAGDLSHLLAIILLLIKIWKTRSCAGISGKSQILFAIVYISRYLDLVTTFISVYNTFMKLVFISTSVATIYLMYVKFKATYDHNHDSFRIEFLLVPCFLLALLINGAFTPLEILWTFSIYLEAVAILPQLFLVSKTGEAESITSHYLFALGSYRALYLLNWIYRYYAEGHHDLIAIFAGAIQTILYCDFFYLYITKVLKGKKLQLPA; encoded by the coding sequence atgaatattttcagACTGGCCGGTGATTTATCGCATCTGCTTGCGATCATTTTACTGCTgataaaaatatggaaaaccAGATCATGTGCTGGAATATCGGGCAAATCGCAAATTCTTTTCGCCATTGTCTACATTAGCCGCTACCTGGACCTGGTGACAACGTTCATCAGCGTTTACAACACCTTCATGAAGCTGGTCTTCATCAGTACATCCGTGGCAACAATTTATTTGATGTACGTCAAGTTCAAAGCTACTTACGACCACAATCACGACTCCTTCCGCATCGAGTTCCTGCTTGTACCATGCTTTCTCCTGGCCCTATTGATCAATGGCGCCTTCACACCTTTGGAGATCCTATGGACGTTCTCCATCTATCTAGAAGCGGTTGCCATTCTGCCGCAGCTGTTCCTGGTCAGCAAAACAGGCGAGGCGGAAAGTATCACTAGCCACTATTTGTTTGCCCTCGGCTCTTATCGTGCACTGTACCTGCTGAACTGGATTTACCGATATTATGCGGAGGGCCACCATGATTTGATTGCCATCTTTGCCGGCGCTATCCAGACGATTCTGTACTGCGACTTCTTCTATCTGTACATTACGAAGGTTCTTAAAGGCAAAAAGCTACAGCTACCGGCGTAA
- the LOC128303830 gene encoding ER lumen protein-retaining receptor-like, which translates to MLTGYRLLADSFHAFAILYLLFNIWRTKSCFGVSGKTQILYVTVFATRYADLVTFPGTYSVYNVLMKTLFISVTLITVLLMHSIYRKTYDRENDTFYNEVLILPCFVTALFVNYRMEAFEILWSFSIFLEAVAILPQMDLICKTFHVEPWFKCYLLLLGSYRALYILHWIDRYGQYGLYDPLAFIAGGVQTVLFVLLALRIATLKHRERIVTVSTIC; encoded by the exons ATG CTTACTGGATACCGGTTGCTGGCGGATTCATTCCACGCGTTCGCAATACTCTATCTGCTGTTCAACATTTGGCGCACCAAGTCATGCTTTGGCGTATCGGGAAAAACACAGATTCTGTACGTCACTGTGTTTGCGACGCGTTATGCGGATCTCGTCACATTCCCGGGAACCTACAGCGTCTACAATGTGCTGATGAAGACGCTCTTCATCAGCGTAACACTCATAACGGTGCTGCTAATGCACAGCATCTACCGTAAAACATACGACCGCGAAAATGACACCTTCTACAATGAGGTTCTGATTTTGCCCTGCTTCGTGACCGCACTCTTTGTGAACTATCGCATGGAAGCGTTCGAGATATTGTGgtcgttttcaatttttctcgaaGCTGTTGCCATACTGCCGCAGATGGATTTAATCTGCAAAACGTTCCATGTAGAACCATGGTTCAAGTGTTATCTGCTCTTGCTTGGCTCGTATCGTGCACTGTACATACTTCATTGGATCGATCGGTACGGCCAATATGGACTGTACGATCCGTTGGCATTCATAGCGGGTGGCGTGCAGACAGTGCTGTTTGTACTGTTGGCATTGCGTATTGCCACTCTGAAGCATCGAGAACGCATCGTGACGGTTAGTACGATCTGCTAG
- the LOC128302154 gene encoding uncharacterized protein LOC128302154 yields the protein MKTTQAIRYAVRLNYGQVNDVASKSTDRYTTRSAALLAALGIGLSSFSMKQMLTKPAKRKL from the exons ATGAAAACGACACAGGCCATCCGATATGCCGTTCGTCTGAACTATGGACAG GTTAACGATGTGGCTAGCAAGTCCACGGATCGTTATACAACCAGATCAGCGGCCCTTCTAGCAGCACTCGGTATTGGATTGTCCTCGTTTAGTATGAAACAAATGCTAACCAAACCGGCTAAAAGGAAATTGTAA